TTTGGCTTCTGTAAAATTTTTCAAATCCACCGTGACGATATCATTTGACGGATTGGGGTAAATTCGAACTTCCGCTTTGGTATTATTTAGGGAAGAATTAGCAACCGCTACTGAATTTTTAAAAAACTCCCAAAACAATCTGGGCGCGTTAATGCGGGAATTGAATTCGGTTGGATAAATATGAAACATATCCTGGATTAATGTAAACCTGAATAACATGCCTTCTTCGCCCGGCTGACTTTCAGAAAATTCATAGCTATGGGTGATGCTCGTTTCGAATTTTGTATAGTTCTCAGTCAAGCCTTGACAGACCAGCAATCTGTTCAGCGGACCTTTAAAATATGCCAGTAACGAGTCTCCTCCAAATGGGATTTCAGTGTATGGAGGTCTGATGTGCCGGTCATCGTTTGTTCCCAACATTAACCAGACAGGGATTCGGTTTAATGGTTTTGTGGAGTCTCCCATTGGTAAAAATCCCCCTGAACCTGCACATGCCGCAAATACATCACCGGCATCCATTGCTAATTTTTGAACCATGGCACTTCCATTTGAGAACCCGGAAGCAAAAATCATAGCTTTGTTAACTTGAAATGTATCCGCAATTTTTTGTACCAGCAGTTTAAGAAAATGCACATCACTCACATAGTTCTGTGGAGTGCCCGAACACGGGTTATCCGTTACATTGCCATTGACCCACCTCCTACTGATTTCTTCAATGCCATCATCGAGATAACACCATCTTAAAGAAGTTGGAAACACAGTGATAAAATTTTCTTCCTCGCCCAATTCTTTCCAACCAGAAATATCATAAAATTGAGGTCCATCCTGTGAAGTACCGTGTAACATAACTACGATAGGGTAACCTCCCGTGGGCGGTGCTTTGCTGGGTATGACCACTATGGTTTCTCTAAGTCTCCCTTCTACCATCATTTGAAGGTCATATCTGACTTGCCCATTTAGATTTAATAAGTGGAATGCTATGATGATAATTTGTAATGCGATTTTCATTTTTATAAATTTTTAATTGAATGATTTAATGGAAGTAAAATTTTTGCGTTGACTTGTATTGATCGCTGATCAATTGAAACAGGAATAAGCCACTCCCGCAATCAGATTTGTTTATTTGAAGCTGTGTTCCCTTTAAATGACGTCCACTCTTTATGAGGCTTCCCTGAACATTAAATATTTTCCAATCAAAATCTTCAAGTTCTGATGCTGCTGAAATATTCAACAGCTGGTTCGATGGATTTGGATAAATATTGATTATGGATTTTAATGAATCATAATCTTCAGCTTCTACTGTTATAGACCTTTTAAAAAATTCCCAAAATCTTCGTGGCCCGTTAAAAAAATAATTGCTACCATTTGGAAATTCATGTGTCATTCCTTTCGCAAGTGTGAATATATAGGGTGCTGCCACTTCTCCGGTTTTATTGACCAGAAATTGATAAGTATGAAGACTATCTGTTTCTGTTTTTACAAATGATTCTTCGAGTCCCTGACATCCAAGCGTTCGGCGGATGGGATCTTTTAAATATCCTAATATGGAATCATTGCCAAAAGGCAATTCTGTAAAAGGTGGTACAATAAAACGATCATCCAAACTACCCACCAAGGTCCAAAGCGGAACTCGCACAATCGGACGAGCGGAATCAGATTGCGCTAAAACGGAGCTACAACCGGCTAATGCAGCAAAAACATCTCCGGCATCTACAGCAAGCTTATGGATCATCGAACAGCCATTGGAGAAACCACAAGCAAAAATCATAGACCGGTTCACAGGTAAACTGTCGGAAATAAGCTTTGCCAATAACTTTAAAAATTTAACGTCATCTACATAATTCTGTGGCGCACCTGAGCAAGGATTTTCAGTGACACTTCCATTGATCCAACGCGTATTGTGTTTTTCAATGCCGTCTTCAACAAAACACCAACTCAGGGATGATGGAAAAACAGTGATAAAATTTTCTTCTTCACCCAATTCTTTCCATCCTGAAATATTATAGAATTTTTCACCGTCTCCACTGGTACCATGTAGCATATATACGATGGGATACCCGCCAGGCGGAGGGGGTGTGCTGGGTTGAACTACAATACATTCGCGCATATGTCCATCCAGTGGGAATCGCACATCATAGCGACGTTGACTGTATAATTGAAATAGGGTAAATAGGAATAAAGTAATGGTAAAAATTCTTTTCATATGATCTGATTTTGATGGTACAAATTTAATCTTTATTCAAAGGCAATTCGTTCACCCCTTGGGGTGATTTTTGGATGTGTGTTGCAATATCACCCATAAGGGTTAGTGGATACATCGGTTCTAAACCTATCTTTGAAATCTAATTATTGAATTCTTTGATAGCGCGTTATATAATTATTATTTGTTTTATTTTAAGTTGTATCACTTTCGATGCACTTTATGGTCAGGATACCCTGCTGCCATTAGATCGCGTGCATTTGAAAACATCAGCGCTACAATGGATTAAAGCTGATCCGGAGTTTGCAGCAAAACTTTTCGAAAAATGGTCCCGGCATTACCATCTGCTTACACAAACCGGAATGGAGGATTTGTGCCTTGTATATCAGGCACAGGCTTATATGGAGGATGGGCGCACAGATGAAGCCGTTCAAATATTAAAAAAACTGATAACGCAAGCAGAATTTTATCCGAAGGCGATGGCTTATAAGACTTTGGCAAGTATTGATTTCAGGAATGGTCGGTTTTTTAGTTCCACCGTCCAAATCAGATCAGCAATGGAACTTGCAAAAGCCCATAAGGAGGATGAATTGATTGCAGAATTGCAAGAAGATTTGGCCCAGGTTTTTGATAAAATCAGTAAACCTGATAAAGCTTTGCAATTTTATAATCGTTCATTGCAACTATTTACCAAGCTCGGAAAAAAGACAGCCATGCAAAAAAATGCTTTGGCACTTGGCAGAATTTATTTGGGGCTGGAAAAATTGGATTCAGCTTACCTCTTCATTCAACAAAGTCTGGATCTGGCAGCACAGGAGCATTTAAAACCAGAATTATTTGAATCTAAAATCGAATTGGGCAATTATTATTATCAAAAAAATGAATATACAAAACTGGAAAATTTGTTGCTCGAATGTGAAACTGCAGAAAACAAACCTAAGAGTGATTTTTTAAAAGTCAAACTTTTGGTGCTTAAAGGCAAGTATGTTATGGCAGTTCATACTGAAGCCAATGCATTGCTGGAATTTAATAAGGCCGAAGCACTATCCCATCAGGGTTTTACGCCATTTATTGATTCCTACATAAAATCCAATTTGGCGGATGCCTATTACCGCAAAGGGAATTTGGCTAAAGCTTATGAATTGGTAAATTATCTGCATCACAACAGCACTAGCTATGCTAGTAAAGAGAATCAAAAGTTGGCGGAGTCGATTGCGCTGGGATCAGAGGTGAATATCCGCGATCGGGAGATCGATTATTTGAAAATCGTAAATCAGTTGAATGAAGAAAAATTGAAACGCGAATTATTAATGCAGGAAAGTTTGAGAAGGGAAAATGAATTAAAGGATTACAGTCTGCAACAGGAACAGTTATTAATGAATGCATCATTGCGCGAAAAAATCTTGCAAACCGAACAATTGGAAAAAGAAAAAGCACTCAACCAGTCTTTGATCCGGGAGAATGAATTAAGACAGGCAACCATAAGCGAGGAGCGCAATTTCCAAACCATTTTATGGTTGGGCATATTTTTGCTTTTCATATTAAGCGCGGTGATTTTTTATTTATTCCGAAAACAACATGAAAAAAACAGAATAATAGTCAAACAATCAAATGATCTGGAATTCGTAAATAAAGAAGTACATCACCGGGTCAAAAATAATTTGCAGGTCATTTCAAGTTTATTGGATCTGCAAGCTCAATACACGCAAGATAAAGCTTATGAAGATTTGTTGAAAGAGAGCAAACACAGAGTGCAATCAATGGCTTTCATACATCAAAATCTGTATGAATCTACTGGGATGAACATGGTAGACATGCCAAATTATATTCAAAATTTAATGGATCATTTAATGACAGCATACCAAAAGGAAGATGAAAAGTATCCATTGATGTTCAGGTTGAGCCCATACAATTACATATGGATACTGTTGTTTCAATTGGAATGATCATCAACGAGTTGGTAACCAATTCTATGAAATATGCGTTTGTAAAGAGTCGCTATGGAATTGTAACCGTCAGTTTAAAAGAGCTCGGCCAAATGCTGCAACTAAAAGTGGAAGACAATGGAATTGGATTACCCGAATCATTCAACATTCAATCTTCTCAAAGTTTTGGTTATAAGATGATTCGGGCATTTGTCCAAAAACTAAAAGCGGTTATTTCAATCAATCGGGAACACGGAACGAGTGTTTGTATCGAATTTAATAAACGATGAATACCATGAATGAGTTCAACTATAAAGTTCGCGTACTCATAGTAGAGGACGAACCGCTCATTGCAGAAAACATTGCCATGTATCTCAATAATCATGATTATGAAGTTGCTGGAATTGCCTATGATTATGAAGATGGAATTTTGAAACTGGAGAACGAAAAACCTGATATTGTTTTGCTTGATATTAATCTGGATGGAAAATTGGATGGAATAGATTTAGGAAAGTACATTCACGAAAAAATTATGATTCCTTTTGTTTTTTTGAGCTCTTATTCAGATAAAAATACATTGGAAAGAGCCACGAAAGTTCAACCTTCAGGTTACCTGGTGAAACCATTTCATGAGAAATCACTATTGACGACCCTTGAAATTTCTTTAGCAAATTTTGCAATTCATACGAACCAGAATTTGGAGGAATTGAATTTCCAAAAAATCAATACAGGATTGGCAAGTCCATTATCACAGCGCGAATTTGAAGTCATGCAATTGATATATGCAGGCAAAACCAATCAACAGATTGCCCAAGATTTATTTATTTCTGTAAACACGCTGAAAAGACATATTAATAATTCTTATATGCGTTTAGAAGTGAATTTCAGGACTTCAGCTATAAAAAAATTGAGAGAATTGATGTGTATAAAATAAATAACACACTTCGGGCATCGCAATCGCTTTTAAATAGCTCTTTGATATATATGCCTTCTATCAATTTAAAATTCAATGTATCATTTAATTGCCTTAATTAGAATTTCACACTTTGTTTGTTTCCTTATTCTAGCCTGGGTAAACCATGTATGCAGTCAGAATTGTGCTAATATGGCGGACGATTGTAGTCAGGTACCTCTGATTTGTGGTCTGGCGACTTTGAATAATAATTCTAACTGTGCATTGGTGCCATACGCCAATTATACAGGAGATAATTGCAATAATGTATGTTATTCGCCACAAAATCAAGTGCATTATGCATTTACCACAAATGGCACGGCATTGACCATTACATTGACCTATACAAATTGTGATGGAGGATATCAGGGTAACAATGGAATTCAAATGATTTTAACCAGCGAATGCTGTTCCGGAAATTTGAATTTATGCACGACCGGTACTTATCCGGGTCCTGGGGTATATTCTATACATTTAAATTTAAGCTATCCTACAGCATGTAAAATATATTATCTGCACATCGATGGGCTTCAAGGCACTTATTGTGATTATTTTCTTACGGTTGATGGCGGTGCTCCCAATGCGCCTTTAGAACTCAATAGAATAAATAATATATCGGGGAATAGTATTGATTTAAAGCGTGGAGCCTGCAGTCAAAAATTTACGGTGCAACCAAAGCTTGAACCTTGCGAAGGATATTATGAATGGACCCTTGATGGAGTGATTTTAAACGACCATGATCGGGAAGTATTTTTAGATTTTCCAAATGAAGGAGATTTTGAACTTTGTGTGCATGGATATGTAGGATTGCCCAATTTAAATTGTGGAGAATCCAATACAACTTGTACGATGATTCAAGTGAGACAAGAGCACAGGTCCGGCCCTACAAGGGTATTGTGTAATGAAGAAAAGGGATATAAATGGCATAAACTCAGCATCAACGCGAGTGGATTTTATACTCAAGAGTTTAAGGAATTTTGTTTGGTTTATGATAGTACACTGGAGTTTATTATTTTAGACAAACCTCAATCAGCATTCATAAACTATGTTTCCTGTTCGAAAAGTGATCCCTATTACGACCCGGTCCAGAAGCAAAATTATTTTACCTGTACCGTTAACAAAAAAATTGTCATTCCAAAATCTACCGAATTCTATGCTTGCGATAGCAGTTATTTGCTGAACGTAGTATTTGTCGATTTGCAGAACAAGATGCATTTGCGATGCAGAAATGGGCAAGTATTTATGGTTCCGGAAATTACCAACTTTACCGATACATGTAAGGTTGCTATTGAAACCAGCCTAGCTTATATTTGGTACGAAAAAGTAAATAGCGAATTGCGGTTTTTATCGAACGACAGAGAATTAGTCATTAACAAAAGAGGAAATTATCAACTGCAAGTGGTAGTAAATTATAAACTAGGAGGAGAATTGGGAATCTGCAATTTTCAATTTGAAGAAAACATTGATGAAGATGCTTACTTGATGAATCCGCTCATGGGAAGCCTTTTAGGTAAGAATGAAGTATGCAAGGGTGAATTGATTTGTTATCAGATTGACGATATTGTGCAAAATCCTTATTCTTTTAATTGGACAGTTGATCAGGGAGTGATCGAAAGCCCCAATCCTAATCAATCAGATAGCATCTGTGTACGATGGGATAAAAACAGTTTGCAATCTTCTGGAAAAGTTTGCGTGAATTATTCTGATTCATGTGCTACCAGCTTGCAAGCTTGTTTGGAAGTATTATTTGGAAAATCTCAGCAGGATGTTGCCGGACCCAACCAGGAAGTCAAAGGAGTACTGGGCACAAAATTGAAAGGATCTGGGAAAAAGGGACTTTGGACTTATGCTGGCGGACCGAGTCCGGTGATTTTTACTGACCCGACAGATCCATTTACAAAAGTTCGTGTTTCGAGATTTGGAAGTTATCAATTTAAATGGACAACGATGGATGCCGACTGTGAGATTTATGGTTTTGTAACTGTAAATTTTTATATAGAATTTCCACAATTGGAAGGGGAGTACTTACCACCTTATAAAGGATTTGGAGAAGCGGGCAAAAGCGTGCCGGCCATTCAAACAAATTATATCAACCAACAGCTCACTTTTCAAGGGATCCTAGAGGGTGTTGTGAAGTTAGATTATCAAATAATAAATTTACAAGGACAAGTGTTGTTTAATGGTGAATTACCCGTTCATGAAACCAACTTAAGTGAAAGTATAAACCTTTCATTAAGTCCGGGATTCTATTATGTCATTATGACAAATGGAGCAGCTTCAATTTTATCTAAATTTATTGTTTTATAATGCTAAGGTCTTTCGAATCGATTCGAGTGCCTTTTGGTTCAATTTTAGATTTGAGAATGCTGATCATTATTTTTCTGCGACTGAGCTTTTATTCAAATTAAATAATTTCGGGATAAACAACGGAACTTTCTTTTGATACGATCCGTATTCAGGATATTTGGTTGAGCTGATCTCTTCACTGAATCGAGCACTT
The genomic region above belongs to Saprospiraceae bacterium and contains:
- a CDS encoding sensor histidine kinase, coding for MDTVVSIGMIINELVTNSMKYAFVKSRYGIVTVSLKELGQMLQLKVEDNGIGLPESFNIQSSQSFGYKMIRAFVQKLKAVISINREHGTSVCIEFNKR
- a CDS encoding T9SS type A sorting domain-containing protein; translated protein: MADDCSQVPLICGLATLNNNSNCALVPYANYTGDNCNNVCYSPQNQVHYAFTTNGTALTITLTYTNCDGGYQGNNGIQMILTSECCSGNLNLCTTGTYPGPGVYSIHLNLSYPTACKIYYLHIDGLQGTYCDYFLTVDGGAPNAPLELNRINNISGNSIDLKRGACSQKFTVQPKLEPCEGYYEWTLDGVILNDHDREVFLDFPNEGDFELCVHGYVGLPNLNCGESNTTCTMIQVRQEHRSGPTRVLCNEEKGYKWHKLSINASGFYTQEFKEFCLVYDSTLEFIILDKPQSAFINYVSCSKSDPYYDPVQKQNYFTCTVNKKIVIPKSTEFYACDSSYLLNVVFVDLQNKMHLRCRNGQVFMVPEITNFTDTCKVAIETSLAYIWYEKVNSELRFLSNDRELVINKRGNYQLQVVVNYKLGGELGICNFQFEENIDEDAYLMNPLMGSLLGKNEVCKGELICYQIDDIVQNPYSFNWTVDQGVIESPNPNQSDSICVRWDKNSLQSSGKVCVNYSDSCATSLQACLEVLFGKSQQDVAGPNQEVKGVLGTKLKGSGKKGLWTYAGGPSPVIFTDPTDPFTKVRVSRFGSYQFKWTTMDADCEIYGFVTVNFYIEFPQLEGEYLPPYKGFGEAGKSVPAIQTNYINQQLTFQGILEGVVKLDYQIINLQGQVLFNGELPVHETNLSESINLSLSPGFYYVIMTNGAASILSKFIVL
- a CDS encoding T9SS type A sorting domain-containing protein, which encodes MKRIFTITLFLFTLFQLYSQRRYDVRFPLDGHMRECIVVQPSTPPPPGGYPIVYMLHGTSGDGEKFYNISGWKELGEEENFITVFPSSLSWCFVEDGIEKHNTRWINGSVTENPCSGAPQNYVDDVKFLKLLAKLISDSLPVNRSMIFACGFSNGCSMIHKLAVDAGDVFAALAGCSSVLAQSDSARPIVRVPLWTLVGSLDDRFIVPPFTELPFGNDSILGYLKDPIRRTLGCQGLEESFVKTETDSLHTYQFLVNKTGEVAAPYIFTLAKGMTHEFPNGSNYFFNGPRRFWEFFKRSITVEAEDYDSLKSIINIYPNPSNQLLNISAASELEDFDWKIFNVQGSLIKSGRHLKGTQLQINKSDCGSGLFLFQLISDQYKSTQKFYFH
- a CDS encoding response regulator transcription factor, whose product is MNTMNEFNYKVRVLIVEDEPLIAENIAMYLNNHDYEVAGIAYDYEDGILKLENEKPDIVLLDINLDGKLDGIDLGKYIHEKIMIPFVFLSSYSDKNTLERATKVQPSGYLVKPFHEKSLLTTLEISLANFAIHTNQNLEELNFQKINTGLASPLSQREFEVMQLIYAGKTNQQIAQDLFISVNTLKRHINNSYMRLEVNFRTSAIKKLRELMCIK
- a CDS encoding T9SS type A sorting domain-containing protein, whose product is MKIALQIIIIAFHLLNLNGQVRYDLQMMVEGRLRETIVVIPSKAPPTGGYPIVVMLHGTSQDGPQFYDISGWKELGEEENFITVFPTSLRWCYLDDGIEEISRRWVNGNVTDNPCSGTPQNYVSDVHFLKLLVQKIADTFQVNKAMIFASGFSNGSAMVQKLAMDAGDVFAACAGSGGFLPMGDSTKPLNRIPVWLMLGTNDDRHIRPPYTEIPFGGDSLLAYFKGPLNRLLVCQGLTENYTKFETSITHSYEFSESQPGEEGMLFRFTLIQDMFHIYPTEFNSRINAPRLFWEFFKNSVAVANSSLNNTKAEVRIYPNPSNDIVTVDLKNFTEAKPIYILVFNSVGICTASKKLINQTHVNISKNEIGTGLFILQISQGSKFGTQTFCFN